From the bacterium genome, one window contains:
- a CDS encoding glycerol-3-phosphate dehydrogenase/oxidase: MDFDLIVIGGGVNGCGIARDAAMRGFKTALIEKNDFGSGTTGASSQMIHGGARYLLSDVKTTRLSSIDSGYIQKIVPHLLFRIPFLFPVLRKPGKSEFARKIYLEALEAYFEAYDKYSALKNGKPHTRLSPEEAHSLEPDLVDGLIGAVTFDEWGIDSFRLCLANVLSAAEHGCEAFNHTEVTEILKEGGRVVGARVRDAISGERRELRAKLVFNAAGPWVPRLAEMAGVEIKLRPAKGVHLVIDRRISNYAIMATAIDGRSIFMMPYQNTTVVGTTDDDYFGDPDEIPILEDEVEYLLDGIEQVFPRIRQARIINAWAGVRPTLYRRDAYEDDLSREHAIFDHEFRDKLPGFLSIAGGKLASYRLMAQEAVDAVCHKLGRISPCRTHQVPLPGGERSVDPEALAKEFGVPLFAVNRLVYRHGARALRILEQARERPAMGNLICQCEPVLECELRYAVRH; the protein is encoded by the coding sequence GTGGACTTCGACCTCATCGTCATCGGCGGCGGCGTCAACGGCTGCGGGATCGCCCGCGACGCGGCGATGCGCGGCTTCAAGACCGCGCTGATCGAGAAGAACGATTTCGGCTCCGGCACCACCGGCGCCTCTTCCCAGATGATCCACGGCGGCGCCCGCTACCTCTTGAGCGACGTCAAGACGACCCGGCTCTCCTCGATCGACAGCGGCTACATCCAGAAGATCGTGCCCCACCTGCTTTTCCGGATCCCCTTTCTCTTTCCGGTCCTGCGCAAGCCCGGGAAATCGGAGTTCGCCCGCAAAATTTACCTCGAAGCCCTCGAAGCCTATTTCGAGGCCTATGACAAATACAGCGCCTTGAAGAACGGCAAGCCCCACACCCGGCTTAGCCCCGAAGAAGCGCACTCCTTGGAGCCGGATCTGGTCGACGGCTTGATCGGCGCCGTCACCTTCGACGAATGGGGCATCGACAGCTTTCGGCTTTGCCTGGCCAACGTTCTGTCGGCGGCGGAGCACGGCTGCGAGGCCTTCAACCACACCGAGGTGACCGAAATTCTCAAGGAAGGAGGGAGGGTGGTCGGCGCGCGGGTTCGCGACGCGATCAGCGGCGAGCGCCGGGAGCTGCGGGCCAAGCTCGTGTTCAACGCCGCCGGGCCCTGGGTTCCGCGCTTGGCCGAGATGGCCGGCGTGGAGATCAAGCTCCGCCCGGCCAAGGGCGTTCACCTGGTCATCGACCGGCGGATCAGCAACTACGCCATCATGGCCACCGCCATCGACGGCCGCAGCATCTTCATGATGCCTTACCAAAACACCACCGTGGTCGGCACCACCGATGACGATTACTTCGGCGATCCCGACGAGATTCCGATCCTCGAGGACGAGGTCGAATATCTCTTGGATGGAATCGAACAGGTCTTTCCCCGCATTCGCCAGGCTCGGATCATCAATGCCTGGGCCGGAGTGCGGCCCACCCTCTACCGTCGCGACGCTTATGAAGACGACCTCAGCCGGGAACACGCCATTTTCGATCATGAGTTCCGCGATAAATTGCCCGGTTTCCTTTCGATCGCCGGCGGCAAGCTGGCGAGCTACCGCCTGATGGCCCAAGAAGCCGTGGATGCGGTCTGCCACAAGCTGGGGCGAATCTCGCCCTGCCGCACCCATCAAGTGCCCTTGCCCGGCGGCGAGCGAAGCGTCGATCCCGAGGCCTTGGCCAAGGAATTCGGAGTGCCGCTCTTCGCGGTCAATCGCCTGGTCTATCGCCATGGCGCCCGAGCCCTTCGCATCCTGGAGCAGGCCCGGGAGCGGCCGGCGATGGGCAACTTGATCTGCCAATGCGAGCCGGTGCTGGAATGCGAGCTGCGCTACGCGGTCCGCCACG